In Candidatus Rokuibacteriota bacterium, a single window of DNA contains:
- a CDS encoding alpha/beta fold hydrolase, whose translation MPVFTRPDAEIHYEVHGSGYPLLLFAPGGLRSQLEFWRHSPGNPDAPPPWMNPMVDLAGRFTVIGMDQRNAGSSRGTVTATHGWHTYAGDHLALMDHLGHRRFHVMGGCIGATFCLTLCEMAPERITAAVLQNPIGLHENRDTWDDGVRGFAKTMLARDPTLTEDTIQKFGHNMFGGDFVFSVSREFVRRCRTPLLLQPGVDKPHPAETSAEIARLAPNLEIQKDWRGPTHLTESIRWVTDFLTRNMPKA comes from the coding sequence ATGCCGGTATTCACGCGTCCTGATGCCGAAATCCACTACGAAGTCCACGGGTCTGGCTATCCGCTGCTGCTCTTTGCGCCGGGCGGCCTGCGCTCGCAGCTCGAGTTCTGGCGCCACAGCCCGGGCAATCCCGATGCCCCGCCGCCGTGGATGAATCCCATGGTCGATCTTGCCGGCCGGTTCACCGTGATCGGCATGGATCAGCGCAACGCGGGCAGCTCGCGCGGGACGGTGACGGCGACCCACGGCTGGCACACGTACGCCGGCGATCACCTGGCGTTGATGGACCATCTCGGCCATCGCCGCTTCCACGTCATGGGCGGATGCATCGGTGCCACCTTCTGCCTGACGCTGTGCGAGATGGCGCCCGAGCGAATCACCGCCGCCGTGCTCCAGAACCCGATCGGCCTGCACGAGAACCGGGACACTTGGGACGACGGTGTCCGCGGCTTTGCCAAGACCATGCTGGCGCGCGATCCCACGCTGACCGAGGACACCATTCAGAAGTTCGGTCACAACATGTTCGGCGGCGACTTCGTCTTCTCGGTGAGCCGGGAGTTCGTCCGTCGCTGCCGCACGCCGCTCCTGCTGCAGCCCGGCGTCGACAAGCCGCACCCGGCCGAGACCAGCGCCGAGATCGCCCGATTAGCCCCCAATCTCGAGATTCAGAAGGACTGGCGTGGCCCGACGCATCTCACCGAGTCGATCCGCTGGGTCACCGACTTCCTGACCCGAAACATGCCTAAAGCATGA
- a CDS encoding M20/M25/M40 family metallo-hydrolase yields the protein MNDALTGQTVELLQQMIRNQCVNDGSVASGQEVRTTDLLRTYLEGSGLDLEVYEPDGAPGRKSLVARIEGTDPAAPTLCLMGHTDVVPVTPATWTRDPFGGELVNGEVWGRGAIDMLNLTASQAVALKALARRGWRPRGTLVYLACADEEAGGALGAGHVCKRHWDALRADYLLTENGGTVSSHGDELNVTVHVGEKGVAWRRLRVKGTPGHGSMPYGADNALVKAAHVVSRLADYRPAPYVDDLWTAFVASLSLDPALKAALVDPSRVDETIAKLSPDMAKFAWSATHTTFSPNMCRAGVKTNVIPDVVDIEVDIRTIPGDNEDEVRRHIDKALGDLSEEVKIEKLFSKQASVSPTGTPLWDVLGRVVDGHYPGAKLLPRMIVGFTDAPYFREHGAVAYGFGLFSRALTAEAMSSRFHGNDERVDVESLALTTQAWLDTCELFLG from the coding sequence ATGAACGACGCCCTGACCGGCCAGACCGTCGAGCTGCTGCAGCAGATGATCCGCAACCAGTGCGTGAACGACGGCAGCGTCGCATCCGGCCAGGAGGTGCGCACCACCGACCTGCTTCGCACGTACCTCGAAGGCAGCGGCCTCGACCTCGAGGTCTACGAGCCTGACGGAGCGCCGGGCCGCAAGAGCCTCGTCGCCCGCATCGAGGGGACTGATCCGGCCGCGCCGACTCTCTGCCTGATGGGGCACACCGATGTCGTGCCCGTGACGCCCGCGACCTGGACGCGGGATCCCTTCGGGGGCGAGCTGGTGAACGGCGAGGTGTGGGGGCGCGGCGCGATCGACATGCTGAACCTTACCGCTTCCCAGGCCGTCGCCCTCAAAGCGCTGGCCCGGCGCGGGTGGCGGCCGCGCGGCACGCTGGTCTATCTGGCGTGCGCCGACGAGGAGGCCGGCGGCGCGCTCGGCGCCGGGCACGTGTGCAAGCGTCACTGGGATGCGCTCCGGGCGGACTACCTGTTGACCGAGAACGGCGGGACCGTCAGCTCGCACGGCGACGAGCTGAACGTCACCGTGCACGTCGGCGAGAAGGGCGTGGCGTGGCGCCGGCTGCGCGTCAAGGGCACGCCCGGACACGGCTCGATGCCGTACGGTGCGGACAACGCGCTCGTCAAGGCAGCGCACGTGGTCAGCCGCCTGGCGGACTACCGCCCGGCGCCGTACGTGGACGATCTGTGGACCGCCTTCGTCGCCTCGCTCAGCCTCGACCCGGCTTTGAAGGCCGCCCTGGTCGATCCCTCTCGCGTGGACGAGACCATCGCCAAGCTCTCCCCGGACATGGCGAAATTCGCGTGGTCGGCCACGCACACCACGTTTTCGCCGAACATGTGCCGCGCCGGCGTGAAGACCAACGTCATCCCCGACGTCGTCGACATCGAGGTCGATATCCGCACCATACCCGGCGACAACGAGGACGAGGTGCGCCGGCACATCGACAAAGCCCTCGGCGACCTGTCGGAAGAGGTGAAGATCGAGAAGCTCTTCTCCAAGCAGGCATCCGTGTCGCCCACGGGGACACCGCTCTGGGACGTCCTGGGTCGGGTCGTCGACGGGCATTACCCGGGCGCGAAGCTCCTGCCGCGCATGATCGTCGGGTTCACGGACGCGCCCTACTTCCGCGAGCACGGCGCGGTCGCCTACGGCTTCGGCCTGTTCTCGCGGGCCTTGACGGCCGAGGCGATGTCGAGCCGCTTCCACGGCAACGACGAGCGTGTCGATGTGGAATCGCTGGCGCTCACCACGCAGGCCTGGCTCGACACCTGCGAGCTGTTCCTCGGGTAG